The Lycium barbarum isolate Lr01 chromosome 12, ASM1917538v2, whole genome shotgun sequence genome includes a region encoding these proteins:
- the LOC132623085 gene encoding uncharacterized protein LOC132623085, with protein sequence MQDQRGLEEAPASKLRKKKTSQQKAPVLQKEGNKAKRIQDLHALSVQNGLKTTKRVPSNGVSPLFQYAEKSMPEFSTDTSTSGNEYRALRRKYLLLEEESFALGKELREAEDEINALEDEKLTLLDELVVLEGLVDPSDIQSQGQRL encoded by the coding sequence ATGCAAGACCAGAGAGGACTTGAGGAAGCTCCAGCTTCTAAATTGCGGAAAAAGAAAACATCACAACAAAAGGCTCCAGTGTTGCAAAAAGAAGGGAATAAAGCAAAAAGGATACAAGATTTGCATGCACTGTCAGTTCAAAATGGACTAAAAACCACCAAAAGAGTCCCATCGAACGGAGTTTCCCCATTATTCCAATATGCCGAGAAATCAATGCCTGAGTTCTCGACAGATACTTCTACTTCTGGAAATGAATATCGGGCATTGAGGAGAAAGTATCTATTGCTGGAGGAAGAAAGTTTTGCTCTTGGTAAAGAATTGAGAGAAGCCGAAGATGAGATTAATGCCCTTGAAGACGAGAAGCTAACACTCCTTGATGAACTTGTTGTGTTAGAAGGCCTAGTTGATCCCTCAGATATTCAATCCCAAGGCCAGCGATTGTGA